From a region of the Pontixanthobacter gangjinensis genome:
- a CDS encoding glycerophosphodiester phosphodiesterase family protein, which translates to MRSLLLRLLDNWRAPAPQPDRVNWLSEWDYAHRGLHGDGVPENSPSAFADAIARGLGIECDIQRTRDGKAVVFHDWDLDLLTDETGPVNKRDAADIEKIMLSGSTDAIPQLSRLLDQVAGQVPILIELKSAFDRRTNSLCLAVNRALEGYRGQYAVMSYDPRVASWFRSHSPRVVCGLVIKEEGKKNVRGAWERRLTLWHAKPDFLAYDVRDFPSKFASAQRSRGIPVLAWTINSEELRTRAVAHADALIAELEGSA; encoded by the coding sequence ATGCGATCATTGCTATTGCGCCTGCTTGATAATTGGCGCGCACCTGCGCCGCAGCCAGACAGGGTAAACTGGCTCAGCGAATGGGATTACGCCCATCGCGGCCTACACGGTGATGGCGTCCCGGAAAATTCGCCCTCGGCCTTTGCCGATGCGATTGCGCGCGGTCTGGGTATCGAATGCGACATCCAGCGCACGCGGGATGGCAAGGCAGTTGTGTTCCATGATTGGGACCTCGATCTGCTGACTGACGAGACAGGGCCGGTGAACAAGCGCGACGCAGCCGACATTGAAAAAATCATGCTGTCCGGCAGCACCGATGCGATTCCCCAATTGAGCCGGTTGCTGGATCAGGTCGCCGGGCAGGTGCCAATTTTGATTGAATTGAAATCCGCATTTGATCGCCGCACGAACTCGCTTTGCTTGGCGGTCAATCGCGCCTTGGAAGGGTATCGTGGGCAGTATGCAGTGATGAGTTATGACCCGCGCGTTGCAAGCTGGTTCCGGTCACATTCTCCGCGAGTTGTTTGCGGGCTGGTGATTAAGGAAGAGGGCAAGAAAAATGTGCGTGGAGCATGGGAACGGCGCCTGACGCTGTGGCATGCCAAGCCCGACTTTCTGGCCTATGATGTGCGCGATTTCCCGAGCAAATTTGCGAGCGCCCAGCGCAGTCGGGGCATTCCGGTATTGGCGTGGACGATCAATTCGGAGGAACTGCGCACGCGTGCCGTCGCTCATGCTGACGCGCTGATCGCGGAATTAGAAGGCTCGGCGTGA
- a CDS encoding RidA family protein, whose protein sequence is MTIAARLQELGIELPKAAAPVASYVPVVVHGGMAYISGQLPFVGGQLVTGRLGEDVSLEQGTEAARACGLMILAQLEHAGIELDRVERIVKLGAFVSSTGDFADQPKIANGASELMFEVFGEIGKHARSAVGVPVLPLNAAVEVDAIIAIAPA, encoded by the coding sequence ATGACTATTGCAGCACGGCTTCAGGAATTGGGAATTGAGCTGCCCAAAGCGGCGGCACCGGTTGCGAGTTACGTTCCGGTCGTTGTCCATGGCGGGATGGCCTACATCTCTGGGCAATTGCCTTTTGTCGGCGGCCAACTGGTCACCGGCCGGCTGGGTGAGGATGTCTCGCTAGAGCAGGGAACCGAAGCAGCGCGTGCGTGCGGCTTGATGATTTTGGCGCAGCTCGAGCATGCCGGCATCGAATTGGACCGGGTCGAGCGGATCGTAAAATTGGGTGCATTCGTCAGCTCGACAGGTGACTTCGCCGATCAGCCCAAAATTGCCAATGGCGCTTCGGAACTGATGTTTGAGGTGTTCGGCGAGATTGGCAAGCACGCCCGCAGCGCGGTTGGCGTGCCGGTGCTGCCACTGAATGCCGCGGTAGAGGTGGATGCGATCATTGCTATTGCGCCTGCTTGA
- a CDS encoding HAD family hydrolase → MAKPLLISDCDEVLLHMVAPFRDWLAEKEGVTFRMEGNNFATAMRWQESGELVEERDIWRLLGGFFDTEMHRQNPIEGAIESVNRIAENADVVILTNLNDERQQMRAEQLAAHGVHARVFTNQGPKGPALARIVEEYQPLTTIFIDDLPQHHQSVSVDVPQVKRLHLCGEPMLAPHIDCAYEAGHAHARIDSWDHALPWLLRELHEETI, encoded by the coding sequence ATGGCCAAGCCGCTGCTGATTTCCGATTGCGACGAAGTATTGCTGCATATGGTTGCCCCTTTCCGTGATTGGCTGGCCGAGAAAGAGGGTGTGACATTTCGCATGGAGGGCAACAATTTTGCCACTGCAATGCGCTGGCAGGAATCGGGTGAATTGGTTGAGGAGCGTGACATCTGGCGCTTGCTTGGCGGATTCTTCGATACCGAGATGCACCGTCAGAACCCGATTGAAGGCGCGATTGAAAGTGTTAACCGGATCGCCGAAAATGCCGATGTGGTGATTTTGACCAACCTCAATGATGAACGGCAACAGATGAGGGCGGAACAGCTTGCCGCGCATGGCGTCCATGCTCGCGTGTTCACCAATCAGGGGCCGAAAGGCCCGGCGCTCGCGAGAATCGTTGAGGAATATCAGCCGCTTACGACCATCTTCATTGATGATCTGCCGCAGCATCATCAGTCGGTCTCGGTCGATGTGCCGCAGGTGAAAAGATTGCATCTTTGCGGAGAGCCCATGTTGGCTCCGCATATCGATTGCGCTTATGAAGCGGGTCACGCCCATGCGCGAATTGACAGCTGGGACCATGCCTTGCCTTGGCTTCTGCGCGAATTGCACGAGGAAACAATATGA
- a CDS encoding DUF3572 domain-containing protein has product MQNEFTRSGHMEPQNLALAVLGWILGDGPRAERLLDLTGLTPDLLRERLGDPGVLAAVLEFLINHEPDLVRASDELQITPQQIVAAHESLSR; this is encoded by the coding sequence GTGCAAAACGAATTCACCCGCAGCGGTCATATGGAGCCGCAAAACCTCGCGCTGGCAGTGCTTGGCTGGATATTGGGCGATGGACCCAGAGCAGAGCGGCTGCTTGACCTCACCGGTCTGACACCCGATTTATTGCGGGAGCGTTTGGGCGATCCGGGCGTTCTGGCCGCAGTACTCGAATTTCTGATCAACCACGAGCCTGATTTGGTTCGGGCGTCAGACGAGCTGCAAATCACACCGCAACAAATTGTCGCGGCCCATGAAAGCCTATCCAGATGA
- a CDS encoding response regulator, which yields MAKRILVVEDNDLNRKLFCDVLKANGCEVEPIADGELALNAARAFAPDLVIMDIQLPNISGIDLIAAFKKDASLMDVPILAVTAYAGKGDEERIRDAGAESYLSKPVSINPFMAAVNALLDG from the coding sequence ATGGCAAAGAGAATCCTCGTTGTCGAGGATAACGATTTGAACCGTAAACTGTTCTGCGATGTTCTGAAAGCAAACGGGTGTGAGGTGGAGCCAATCGCAGACGGCGAATTGGCCTTAAATGCTGCCCGTGCCTTTGCGCCTGATTTGGTGATTATGGACATTCAGCTGCCAAATATCTCGGGTATTGACTTGATTGCGGCATTCAAAAAAGATGCTTCGCTAATGGATGTGCCGATCCTCGCGGTAACCGCCTATGCCGGCAAGGGTGACGAGGAACGCATCCGCGATGCAGGCGCCGAATCCTATCTGTCCAAGCCAGTTTCGATCAACCCGTTCATGGCGGCGGTGAATGCATTACTGGACGGTTAG
- a CDS encoding Pycsar system effector family protein, whose protein sequence is MTDNIQGASAETEATAIKTTPESPIYSAHAVHMARTAQVNTLTLSQMADQKASILMGATFLVFSLSISRSLGGEVPYSMMVLAVFSFLSSLCAVMAVLPSVRKPKDTGPIPNKLFFGHFAELDEEEWVASILEEMRSDERIFRTMMHDIYQNGQVLARRKYHFLGLAYRIFIGGLFVTLIVFLSESLAR, encoded by the coding sequence ATGACCGACAACATCCAAGGCGCATCGGCTGAAACCGAAGCGACGGCCATCAAGACCACTCCCGAATCGCCAATCTACTCGGCCCATGCGGTCCATATGGCGCGCACGGCGCAGGTCAACACGCTTACTCTTTCGCAAATGGCCGACCAGAAAGCGTCGATCCTGATGGGCGCAACTTTTTTGGTCTTTTCACTGTCGATCAGTCGGTCGCTTGGCGGTGAAGTTCCCTATTCGATGATGGTGCTGGCGGTGTTTTCGTTTTTAAGCTCGCTTTGCGCGGTCATGGCGGTGCTGCCATCTGTCCGAAAACCCAAAGACACAGGACCCATCCCCAACAAATTGTTTTTCGGACATTTTGCCGAGCTGGACGAAGAAGAATGGGTGGCATCAATCCTAGAAGAAATGCGGTCTGACGAGCGGATTTTCCGGACCATGATGCATGATATCTATCAAAACGGGCAAGTGCTCGCCCGGCGCAAATATCATTTCCTTGGTCTGGCCTACCGGATTTTTATCGGCGGTTTGTTTGTAACGCTGATCGTGTTTCTTTCGGAATCATTGGCAAGGTGA
- a CDS encoding acyl carrier protein, which produces MDRAEVDSKIRSLIEPFNKKGIKLQDESTFANDLEFDSLTVMDFVAEIEDEFDIIISMNQQAEIENFGQLIDAVTKLQN; this is translated from the coding sequence ATGGACCGTGCCGAAGTCGACAGCAAAATCCGCTCGCTGATTGAGCCATTCAACAAGAAGGGCATCAAGCTGCAGGACGAGTCCACATTTGCCAACGATCTGGAATTTGATAGCCTGACTGTGATGGATTTTGTCGCTGAGATTGAAGACGAATTCGATATCATCATCAGCATGAACCAGCAGGCGGAGATAGAAAACTTCGGCCAGTTGATTGATGCCGTAACCAAATTGCAGAACTGA
- the spt gene encoding serine palmitoyltransferase: MSDNIPAESGDLFSKFDDIIAMREGLLASGVQDPFSLVMEKVLSPTRAICNGRDTILLGTYNYMGMTFDPDVIDAGKQALADFGTGTTGSRVLNGTYQGHKECEEALKEFYDMEHAMVFSTGYLANLGIISTIAGKGDYIILDIDSHASIWDGCAMGNAEVVPFKHNDIEAMEKRLKRVPEGAGKLVILEGVYSMLGDVAPLKEMVAIAKKHGAMVLVDEAHSMGFIGENGRGVVEAAGVIDDVDFIIGTFSKSVGTVGGFCVSNHPKFEIMRLVCRPYVFTASLPPSVVATAETSIRKLMHGHNKRAHLWENSKRLHAGLKEMGFTLGTDECQSAIVAVIMPDLQRGAMMWEALLKEGLYVNLARPPATPANMTLLRCSLCAEHSDEEVTTILGMFDRAGKATGII; this comes from the coding sequence ATGAGCGATAATATTCCCGCCGAGTCAGGCGATCTCTTCAGCAAATTCGATGACATCATTGCAATGCGCGAAGGCTTGCTCGCCAGCGGTGTGCAGGATCCCTTCAGTCTGGTCATGGAGAAAGTTCTCTCCCCGACCCGCGCCATTTGCAATGGGCGCGATACGATATTGCTGGGCACCTATAATTATATGGGAATGACCTTCGATCCCGATGTGATCGACGCAGGCAAGCAAGCGCTGGCGGACTTTGGCACCGGCACCACCGGGAGCCGCGTTCTCAACGGTACGTATCAAGGCCACAAGGAATGCGAGGAAGCACTCAAAGAATTTTACGATATGGAACACGCAATGGTGTTCTCGACCGGCTATCTTGCCAATCTCGGGATCATCTCCACAATCGCCGGAAAAGGCGATTACATCATTCTCGACATCGATAGCCACGCCAGCATTTGGGATGGCTGCGCGATGGGTAATGCCGAAGTCGTGCCGTTCAAGCATAATGACATCGAAGCGATGGAAAAGCGGCTGAAGCGTGTACCTGAGGGCGCCGGGAAGCTGGTTATTCTCGAAGGCGTTTATTCGATGCTTGGCGATGTTGCCCCGCTGAAGGAAATGGTCGCGATTGCGAAGAAGCATGGCGCGATGGTGCTGGTCGATGAAGCGCATTCGATGGGTTTCATCGGCGAGAATGGTCGCGGCGTTGTCGAAGCCGCCGGAGTGATTGACGATGTCGACTTTATCATCGGAACTTTTTCGAAGAGCGTCGGGACCGTCGGAGGCTTTTGCGTTTCCAACCATCCGAAGTTTGAAATCATGCGGCTCGTTTGCCGCCCATACGTTTTCACGGCTTCGCTCCCTCCCAGCGTTGTAGCAACAGCCGAAACCAGCATTCGCAAACTGATGCATGGCCACAACAAGCGGGCGCATCTGTGGGAAAATTCCAAACGGCTCCATGCCGGCCTGAAAGAAATGGGCTTCACTCTGGGTACAGACGAATGCCAAAGTGCAATTGTCGCGGTGATCATGCCTGATCTGCAAAGGGGCGCGATGATGTGGGAAGCGCTGCTGAAAGAAGGGCTATATGTCAATCTGGCCCGACCACCAGCAACCCCGGCTAACATGACCCTGCTTCGCTGTTCACTTTGTGCAGAGCATAGTGATGAGGAAGTGACCACCATATTGGGCATGTTCGATCGGGCTGGAAAAGCGACCGGGATCATCTGA
- a CDS encoding sterol desaturase family protein, with translation MATSTIVILAIFFGYALLEMWRSDLFSKQEQTRDDGIVELVSTFVLLGLTQPMILFLSAALMGLAAPGLAGALADINIFAAIALFLVFDDMMQYWLHRASHTVPWLYNLHRAHHNARYMSVRLVYRNNLFYYALMPGIWFSGVLIYLGLGWVYAGYIVVKLLVITGAHSNVAWDKPLYKIKALSPFMWVVERVISTPATHHAHHGRHADDPAVQYKGNFGNLLFFWDVLFGTAKITRSYPVSYGVENLPKATLGQQLAWPLFKEGTEMEAASEQPKSGASVI, from the coding sequence TTGGCTACATCCACAATTGTAATTCTAGCGATCTTTTTCGGCTACGCACTGCTTGAAATGTGGCGCTCTGACTTGTTCAGTAAGCAAGAGCAGACCCGGGATGACGGGATCGTTGAACTGGTATCGACCTTTGTTCTGCTCGGTCTCACTCAGCCGATGATTTTGTTTTTGTCCGCTGCGCTAATGGGTTTAGCGGCCCCCGGGCTGGCGGGGGCCTTGGCCGATATCAATATTTTCGCGGCAATCGCGCTGTTCCTCGTCTTTGACGATATGATGCAATATTGGCTGCACCGCGCATCGCACACTGTGCCTTGGCTGTATAATTTGCACCGCGCCCACCATAATGCCCGCTACATGAGCGTTCGCCTGGTCTACCGGAATAATCTGTTTTATTATGCGCTGATGCCCGGGATCTGGTTTTCTGGTGTGCTGATTTATCTCGGACTCGGCTGGGTTTACGCTGGCTACATCGTGGTCAAATTATTGGTGATCACCGGCGCGCATAGCAACGTTGCTTGGGACAAGCCGCTTTACAAGATCAAGGCATTGTCACCATTCATGTGGGTGGTTGAGCGGGTCATCTCCACACCTGCAACACACCACGCCCACCACGGTCGCCACGCCGATGATCCTGCGGTTCAATATAAGGGCAATTTCGGCAATTTGCTGTTTTTCTGGGATGTTCTGTTCGGTACAGCAAAGATCACTCGCTCATATCCGGTCAGCTATGGAGTGGAAAATTTGCCCAAGGCAACGCTCGGCCAGCAATTGGCGTGGCCTTTGTTCAAAGAAGGCACCGAGATGGAAGCAGCGTCTGAACAGCCGAAATCCGGCGCAAGCGTGATTTAA
- a CDS encoding Crp/Fnr family transcriptional regulator: MSNSIHFDPNLRYRSLLAPTLFGELAPAMQIDLLAKAPLLQFTDGQIIQHRGDKPNGFWVIEQGAVKVGQFRLKGELRVIALLGQGDSYGELALFAANERAVDSVADGDVKLRWIEGQSFEQAIATDLPAMRRLIGALAKQLQETVSLVSSLGEGTSKARIAAVLINLAGGGPLPAIVRLGQEELAELTGLTRATVNKCLGQMELEGALVRRYGRLEIIDAKILKDAASG, from the coding sequence ATGTCAAACAGTATACATTTTGACCCGAATCTGAGGTATCGTTCACTGCTAGCACCGACATTGTTCGGTGAATTGGCTCCGGCGATGCAAATTGACCTTCTGGCCAAAGCCCCGCTGTTGCAATTTACTGACGGCCAAATCATCCAGCATCGCGGCGATAAGCCAAACGGGTTCTGGGTAATCGAGCAAGGCGCGGTCAAAGTCGGCCAATTTCGCCTGAAAGGTGAATTGCGTGTGATCGCGTTGCTTGGCCAAGGCGATTCTTACGGTGAGCTGGCGCTATTTGCTGCAAACGAGCGCGCAGTCGATTCGGTCGCGGATGGCGATGTGAAATTGCGTTGGATTGAAGGGCAATCCTTTGAACAGGCAATCGCGACGGACTTGCCTGCAATGCGGCGGTTGATCGGTGCGCTGGCAAAGCAGTTGCAAGAAACCGTAAGCCTGGTGTCGAGCTTGGGCGAAGGAACAAGCAAGGCGCGGATCGCGGCCGTGCTGATTAACCTGGCCGGCGGCGGCCCCTTACCAGCGATCGTCAGGCTCGGTCAGGAAGAACTGGCTGAACTGACCGGACTGACCCGCGCAACAGTAAACAAATGCCTTGGGCAGATGGAGTTAGAGGGCGCGCTGGTAAGACGGTACGGGAGGCTTGAGATTATCGATGCCAAAATACTGAAAGATGCAGCTTCTGGATAG
- a CDS encoding YqaA family protein, which produces MLRGLYDWTMDKATHPHAVWWLAFFCFIEASFFPIPPHPLLGLMCLAAPNKAIRFALIATLSSVAGALFGYAIGFFLFDTVGQSVIAMLGLTESLPAARCTFDEYGAAAVTIAAATPVPFKLLTITAGFLEMSLVPFIAASLAGRALIFMTVGILFRFFGAPIKRVIDQYLGTMTSIFVVLVVGGFIALTQMGGSDEGAKDTCVSAAEGGATQIR; this is translated from the coding sequence ATGCTGCGCGGTCTGTATGACTGGACGATGGACAAGGCCACGCATCCGCATGCGGTGTGGTGGCTGGCGTTTTTCTGCTTTATCGAAGCGAGTTTCTTCCCGATCCCGCCGCATCCCTTGCTCGGCCTGATGTGTCTGGCCGCCCCGAATAAGGCGATCCGCTTTGCTCTTATCGCCACGCTATCGTCGGTCGCAGGAGCGTTGTTTGGCTATGCAATCGGCTTCTTCCTGTTCGACACCGTTGGTCAGTCGGTGATTGCGATGCTGGGTCTGACCGAGAGCCTTCCTGCTGCGCGCTGCACCTTTGACGAATATGGAGCGGCGGCGGTGACCATTGCGGCGGCAACCCCTGTGCCGTTCAAATTGCTCACAATTACCGCCGGTTTCCTTGAGATGTCGCTGGTGCCGTTCATTGCGGCCAGCCTCGCAGGCCGCGCACTGATCTTCATGACCGTCGGCATCTTGTTCCGCTTCTTCGGCGCGCCGATTAAGCGTGTGATTGACCAATATCTTGGCACGATGACATCGATCTTCGTGGTTCTTGTGGTCGGCGGGTTTATCGCACTGACGCAGATGGGCGGCAGCGATGAGGGCGCCAAAGACACATGCGTATCGGCGGCCGAAGGGGGCGCGACCCAAATACGCTAA
- a CDS encoding DNA-packaging protein → MTSGTGSATDPLDFVAEANAFERENTFEDLGDQEARIALEWDNHFATRAHLGQLPPSGDWQIWLIMAGRGFGKTRAGAEWVRYLAEEDPLARIALIGASLAEARAVMVEGESGLLACSPPYRMPRFEPSLRRLTWPNGAIATLYSAAEPESLRGPQHSHAWCDEVAKWDPVKSLLAWDNLMMGLRLGKHSRVLATTTPRAVPLMRRLLDEESNGDVTITRGSTYDNSANLPAKFTRDMRRKYGESSLGRQELLGEMLADQEGALWSRSLLEKCRILLPESPPARIVVAVDPPISAHGDDCGIVVAALDECGTGVVLADCSVSRASPERWARAVADAAAAWSADRVVAEANQGGAMVASVLRAANISLPLKLVHASRGKVARAEPVAALYEAGRVHHAGMFAQLEDQMCGLMAGGAYEGPGRSPDRADALVWALSELMLGRQARPRISNI, encoded by the coding sequence GTGACGTCGGGCACTGGATCGGCCACCGATCCGTTGGATTTCGTGGCCGAAGCAAATGCGTTCGAACGCGAAAACACTTTCGAAGATCTGGGCGATCAAGAAGCAAGGATCGCACTTGAATGGGACAATCATTTCGCGACCCGCGCGCATCTTGGCCAGCTACCCCCAAGCGGCGATTGGCAAATCTGGCTAATCATGGCCGGGCGTGGTTTTGGCAAAACCCGCGCCGGGGCCGAATGGGTTCGCTATCTGGCGGAAGAAGACCCGCTTGCCAGAATCGCGCTGATTGGTGCTTCGCTGGCAGAGGCACGCGCCGTGATGGTGGAGGGAGAAAGCGGTTTGCTGGCCTGCTCTCCGCCCTACCGGATGCCCAGGTTTGAACCGTCATTGCGGAGACTTACCTGGCCCAACGGCGCTATCGCTACATTGTATTCTGCCGCTGAGCCCGAAAGCCTGCGCGGGCCGCAACATAGCCACGCATGGTGCGATGAAGTGGCCAAATGGGATCCGGTCAAAAGCCTGCTAGCTTGGGATAATTTGATGATGGGACTGCGGCTTGGCAAGCATTCACGGGTGCTGGCAACCACTACGCCTCGCGCAGTTCCATTGATGCGCCGATTGCTGGACGAGGAGAGCAATGGCGATGTCACTATCACTCGCGGTTCGACCTATGACAATTCCGCCAATCTACCCGCAAAATTCACCCGAGACATGCGGCGCAAATATGGCGAATCCTCACTGGGCCGGCAGGAATTGCTGGGTGAAATGCTCGCCGATCAAGAAGGCGCGTTGTGGTCTCGCTCGCTGCTAGAGAAGTGCCGAATTCTCCTACCCGAAAGTCCGCCCGCGCGGATTGTGGTTGCGGTCGATCCGCCCATTTCTGCGCATGGCGACGATTGCGGGATCGTCGTGGCGGCGCTGGACGAATGTGGCACCGGCGTGGTGCTCGCCGATTGCTCGGTCAGTAGAGCCAGTCCCGAACGCTGGGCCCGCGCGGTTGCCGATGCAGCAGCCGCTTGGTCCGCCGATCGCGTAGTCGCCGAAGCCAATCAGGGCGGAGCGATGGTCGCCAGCGTCTTGCGCGCAGCCAACATTTCGCTGCCGCTGAAGCTGGTCCATGCGAGCAGAGGCAAGGTCGCCCGCGCCGAACCCGTCGCCGCACTTTACGAAGCGGGACGCGTTCACCACGCAGGGATGTTCGCTCAGTTGGAAGACCAGATGTGCGGTTTGATGGCAGGCGGCGCTTATGAAGGCCCCGGCCGCAGCCCTGACCGGGCGGACGCACTGGTATGGGCGTTGAGTGAATTGATGCTGGGTCGGCAAGCTCGTCCGCGAATTTCGAATATCTGA
- a CDS encoding phage portal protein: MSFLATLASAFKGGGGNRVPLARSFQSPWAVAFDGGSPRAPFDYGRGVRRSFVENPVAQRAVRIVAEGVGSAPLTPTDEALSALIRTSSAGQSLVETLAMHLLLHGNGYVQILKDGAGQPAELFALRPERVSIVPGDDGWPAAYQYKLTERTLTIPLEDEAGWPNIIHLKSVHPVDDHYGAGSLAAADQAVAIHNAASEWNRSLLENAARPSGALVYDAGDSGGLTTDQFDRLKSELASAYAGQANAGRPMLLEGGLDWKAMSMSPADMDFATLKAAAARDIALAFGVPPMLLGLPGDNTYANYREANRALWRLTLLPLAGKILGGLQQGLSGWFGGATLAVDLDQISALSEDRERLWSQVSAAEFLSADEKRALLGLEPSSQSFSAKGDVQ, encoded by the coding sequence ATGTCCTTTTTAGCCACTCTCGCTTCCGCCTTTAAGGGCGGGGGCGGCAACCGTGTGCCTTTGGCGCGCAGCTTCCAATCCCCTTGGGCGGTCGCCTTTGACGGCGGCAGCCCGCGTGCGCCGTTTGATTATGGCCGCGGGGTGCGCCGCAGCTTCGTCGAAAATCCGGTGGCACAACGTGCCGTGCGGATTGTGGCCGAAGGCGTTGGCAGCGCGCCGCTAACCCCTACAGATGAGGCCTTGTCTGCATTAATCAGGACATCCAGCGCGGGGCAGTCCCTGGTCGAGACGCTGGCGATGCATCTGCTGCTGCACGGCAATGGCTATGTGCAAATTCTGAAGGATGGTGCCGGCCAGCCAGCCGAATTGTTCGCTTTACGCCCCGAGCGGGTTTCAATCGTTCCAGGCGATGATGGCTGGCCAGCCGCATATCAGTATAAATTGACCGAACGGACGCTGACAATCCCACTCGAGGATGAGGCGGGTTGGCCCAACATCATCCATTTGAAAAGCGTCCATCCCGTTGATGACCATTATGGGGCAGGTAGCCTGGCAGCGGCCGATCAGGCTGTCGCTATCCATAATGCAGCAAGCGAGTGGAACCGGTCGCTACTTGAAAATGCGGCGCGACCCTCCGGCGCTTTGGTCTATGATGCAGGCGATTCTGGCGGGCTGACCACCGATCAGTTTGACCGGCTGAAATCCGAACTCGCAAGCGCCTATGCAGGGCAGGCAAATGCAGGGCGTCCAATGCTGCTCGAAGGCGGCCTGGACTGGAAGGCCATGTCGATGAGCCCGGCGGATATGGATTTCGCCACGCTGAAAGCTGCCGCCGCCCGCGATATCGCGCTGGCTTTCGGTGTGCCGCCCATGCTGCTCGGGCTGCCGGGTGACAACACTTATGCCAATTACCGCGAGGCCAATCGGGCATTGTGGCGGCTGACGCTGCTGCCGCTAGCTGGCAAGATCCTCGGCGGATTGCAGCAGGGGCTATCGGGATGGTTTGGCGGCGCGACGCTTGCGGTCGATCTCGACCAGATTTCCGCCTTGTCGGAAGACCGTGAGCGGTTGTGGTCGCAAGTCTCGGCGGCCGAATTTCTAAGCGCCGACGAGAAACGCGCTCTGCTTGGTCTCGAACCAAGCTCTCAAAGCTTCAGCGCAAAAGGAGATGTGCAATGA
- a CDS encoding DUF6127 family protein translates to MNRQDMLAGLIAQASSEGGELVTLRAIIEEASEMGADRAMVRLGLSDDNAQNDIDELRELLQAWRDAKTSASKAVIQWVVRGIFALLLIGIAVRIGVPGMLR, encoded by the coding sequence ATGAACAGACAAGATATGCTCGCCGGGTTGATCGCGCAGGCATCAAGCGAAGGCGGTGAGTTGGTTACACTGCGCGCGATTATCGAAGAAGCGAGTGAAATGGGCGCAGATCGGGCAATGGTTCGGCTGGGTCTGAGCGATGACAATGCGCAGAACGACATCGATGAACTGCGCGAGCTGCTGCAAGCCTGGCGTGATGCCAAAACAAGCGCCTCCAAAGCAGTAATCCAGTGGGTGGTGCGCGGCATATTCGCATTATTGCTGATTGGCATTGCAGTGCGGATCGGCGTTCCGGGCATGCTGCGATGA
- a CDS encoding HK97 family phage prohead protease, giving the protein MRFAGYAALFGKPDAAADTIAPNAFTRTLSERAGPLPLFWQHRPNQRVGWVDAVSEDARGLRVIGRLDNPGSKAAAMLANRTVSGLSFGYRARKFRKAGSGRVLEEIDLFEVSLVTHPLQHGARIHLVA; this is encoded by the coding sequence ATGAGATTTGCTGGCTATGCGGCTTTGTTTGGAAAGCCGGACGCCGCAGCCGATACCATAGCTCCAAACGCCTTCACCCGGACTTTGTCGGAGCGCGCCGGCCCATTACCCCTTTTCTGGCAGCACCGGCCAAACCAGCGAGTTGGCTGGGTTGATGCAGTCAGTGAGGACGCGCGCGGCCTTCGGGTCATTGGCAGGTTAGACAACCCCGGCAGCAAAGCAGCAGCGATGCTGGCCAACCGAACGGTAAGCGGGCTCAGCTTTGGCTACCGCGCGCGCAAATTTCGCAAGGCCGGCTCCGGACGTGTTCTTGAAGAGATCGATCTGTTTGAAGTCAGCTTAGTTACTCACCCGCTCCAACACGGTGCGCGAATTCATCTGGTCGCCTGA